The genomic stretch AAGTAAACCAAATCGGAACTTTGACTGAAACAATCAATGCTGTTAACCTTGCTCACAAGGCTGGTTTCACAGCAGTAATGTCACATAGATCTGGGGAAACTGAAGATTCTACCATCGCTGATCTTGCGGTAGCGTTAAATTGTGGACAGATTAAAACCGGTTCTGCATCTAGGTCTGATCGTATGGCTAAATACAATCAGCTACTTAGAATTGAAGAACAATTGGGTGACTCTGCTGTATTTAACGGCAAACTATAAAAAGCATCCTCGGAAAGATATGTTATTAAGGCAGTTCACTTGGTGAGCTGCCTTTTTTTTGCATCATTTTTGTACCTTGGCTTCTATTAATTTCCTTTCCTATGAGCAACTATCTTAAGTACACGAAAAGCTTTTACTTTCTTGGAATCGTTTTCTTTCTGGCTTGGATGATTTTTATAGATTCTAATAATGTAGTAAACCAAGTGAAATTGAGTAATAAACTGGGGCAACTGGAGGATCAAAAAGAGTTTTATCTAGATAGAAAAGAAAAAATCAAGACTGAAAGGGAAGAATTGATGAGTAATCCAGAACTCTTGGAGAAGTTTGCCCGTGAAAAGTACTTAATGAAAAAAAACACTGAAGACCTGTATGTCATCGTTAAAAAGTAAATACCTTCTTCTATTTTTTCTTGCTTTTGTATCGTTTCAAACATCCTTATATGCTCAACGCGAGATTTATGACGGGGATTCGATTCCTTTAAAGGAGCGACTATACTATGGAGGGAATTTTGGGATGCAGTTTGGTACAGTTACGCTGATTGATTTCTCTCCTTTAGTAGGGGTTATGATCACACCTAAGTTCTCTTCGGGTGTTGGTATTACCTATCAATATTTCAACGATAAGCGGTACATCGGAGGGGAAACCTCCTCCTATGGTGGTAGGCTATTCAGCCGCTACAATATTTTCCCAAATATTTTCGCCCATGTAGAATATGAGTCAATTAATTTTGACAATTATAATCTCCGAACGGATCAATTTGAAAGAATCTGGTCCAATGCGCTCTTCCTTGGAGGGGGATATTTCGCTCCATTTGGTTCTAGGGGAGGGGCTAATTTCACTTTTCTCTACAATGTTCTACATGACAACTTACGTTCACCTTATGGTGAACCTTATGTGATCCGTGTGGGTTTTGTGCTGTAGATACATTCAACGTTTTTCATGGAATCTTTTATTTCAAAATTATATAAGGCGCATCAAGATTGCTCGGAATGCCCTTCACCCAAGGTAATTCAACAATTTTTCGAAGATGTCCTGGGATTACTGTTCCCGGAGCATACTGTGGAGAAAATATGGGATAAGTCACAAATAGAGGCTAATCTAATACGATTAGAGGATGATCTTTCTTCTATTCTGGAGCGGAATCCTCACCT from Algoriphagus sp. NG3 encodes the following:
- a CDS encoding FtsB family cell division protein is translated as MSNYLKYTKSFYFLGIVFFLAWMIFIDSNNVVNQVKLSNKLGQLEDQKEFYLDRKEKIKTEREELMSNPELLEKFAREKYLMKKNTEDLYVIVKK